One genomic region from Halococcus qingdaonensis encodes:
- a CDS encoding ABC transporter ATP-binding protein — translation MPPAIETDGLTKRFDETTVVSGVDLTVPAGSVYGFLGPNGAGKTTTMRMLTTLVRPTSGTARVAGHSIENREAVVSEIGFLPEEPPLYDELTAREQLRYITDLRDMDGDDRIETLLDRLDLAADANERVGTYSKGMKQKTALIQALVHEPSVVFLDEPTSGLDPRAARTVYDLIGELTDRGATVFLSTHILPVVERLADTVGVLSDGSLVAEDSPERLTHRAEEERTLEDAFLDVTSERPVEAQ, via the coding sequence ATGCCGCCCGCCATCGAAACCGACGGCCTGACGAAGCGGTTCGACGAGACGACCGTCGTCTCGGGGGTCGATCTGACGGTTCCCGCCGGCTCCGTCTACGGCTTTCTGGGGCCGAACGGCGCGGGCAAGACGACGACCATGCGGATGCTGACGACGCTCGTCCGGCCGACGAGCGGGACGGCCCGCGTCGCCGGCCACTCGATCGAGAATCGCGAGGCAGTAGTTTCGGAAATCGGCTTCCTCCCCGAAGAGCCGCCGCTGTACGACGAACTCACCGCACGCGAGCAGCTGCGCTACATCACCGATCTCCGTGATATGGACGGCGACGACCGCATCGAGACGCTGCTCGACCGTCTCGATCTCGCCGCCGACGCGAACGAGCGGGTCGGAACGTACTCGAAGGGGATGAAACAGAAGACGGCGCTGATCCAGGCGCTCGTCCACGAGCCGAGCGTAGTCTTCCTCGACGAACCGACCTCGGGGCTCGATCCACGCGCCGCACGCACGGTCTACGACCTCATCGGCGAACTCACCGACCGCGGTGCCACCGTCTTCCTCTCGACTCATATCCTGCCCGTGGTCGAGCGACTCGCCGACACCGTCGGCGTGCTCAGCGACGGATCGCTCGTCGCGGAAGACTCGCCGGAGCGACTCACCCACCGCGCCGAGGAGGAGCGCACACTGGAGGACGCCTTCCTCGACGTGACGAGCGAGCGGCCGGTGGAAGCCCAATGA
- a CDS encoding SWIM zinc finger family protein, with translation MTETEWQRALDDAGELDPSITERIIDAHGDRGVRAIEAVAERRVKQYLDFTVVVGHSDEYVVEDGGCTCKDSAYNLDADDESQRCWHVLAAAIARRVGALDHHEMWYSDVREFL, from the coding sequence GTGACCGAAACCGAGTGGCAGCGCGCGCTCGACGACGCCGGCGAGCTCGATCCGTCGATCACCGAGCGCATCATCGACGCGCACGGCGACCGCGGCGTCAGAGCCATCGAGGCGGTCGCCGAACGGCGTGTCAAGCAGTATCTCGATTTCACCGTCGTGGTGGGCCACTCCGACGAGTACGTCGTCGAGGACGGCGGCTGTACCTGCAAGGACTCCGCCTACAACCTCGACGCCGACGACGAGAGCCAGCGCTGCTGGCACGTCCTCGCCGCTGCCATCGCCCGCCGCGTCGGCGCGCTCGATCACCACGAGATGTGGTACTCCGACGTCCGCGAATTCCTCTGA